A window of the Mucilaginibacter sp. cycad4 genome harbors these coding sequences:
- a CDS encoding nuclear transport factor 2 family protein produces the protein MKNKFLLACIVGLLSASTMYGRPAAETGYASVIRDFIDSHMTSNFKKLKSIMSDNSVLKIPRGEKVLVQEKDDLVSMMKKDAGTRQNCQSGYEVLAKSDAMVIARVDFNYENCTQHDYLIIEKNDRQDWKITQVCKMFEDIKTPLNNDNSVVAKN, from the coding sequence ATGAAAAATAAGTTTTTATTGGCATGCATAGTAGGGTTATTATCTGCCAGCACCATGTACGGCCGTCCGGCCGCCGAAACAGGATACGCCAGCGTGATCCGCGATTTCATTGACAGCCACATGACCTCCAACTTTAAAAAATTAAAATCAATAATGAGTGACAATTCTGTTTTAAAAATACCCCGCGGCGAAAAGGTGCTTGTACAGGAAAAGGACGACCTGGTAAGCATGATGAAAAAGGATGCCGGTACCCGGCAAAATTGCCAGTCGGGTTATGAGGTGCTTGCCAAAAGCGATGCCATGGTAATTGCCAGGGTTGATTTCAACTACGAAAACTGTACACAGCATGATTACCTGATCATCGAGAAAAATGACCGGCAGGACTGGAAAATTACCCAGGTATGCAAAATGTTTGAAGACATAAAAACGCCTTTAAACAACGACAATTCTGTAGTAGCTAAAAATTAA
- a CDS encoding ATP-binding protein gives MEPTENFFRSIIEASPFPVYMCMGQDKLIAIANDATLKAWGKDKSIIGKPFDEALPDLVGQPFSSLIGEVYRTGETYYGNNAPAEFLINGKRQINYYKFTYQAVRNSRGKIVGVICFSTDVTEIEHARQAMEESRHTLYNMVRQAPVGICIINSDNLVIEVVNDSYLELVGRKRTEMENRGVWEAIPETAELYAPVMDNVIETGQPITAKEHKLLLVRNGVPEMVFIDFVYEPVKGFDGEISAIMVIAIDVTEKVFARRKIEEAEERARLAVEAAEIGTFDLDLVTGEILTSERFNIIFGVGRDVPRDLFLKALHPDDLELRNNAHKTALITGKLFYEARIIWPNGSLRWIRAQGKVYYGSINKPLRILGTLLDITEFKHLQQQKDDFISVASHELKTPMTSIKASMQLLDRLIKVDPSSDKIPQFISRGNSSLNKMQQLVDSLLNVSKITAGQLALHKTRFLAAQMINECCDHVRLAGTHELELTGDTDLELYADRQRIDQVVVNFVNNAVKYAPDSNRIVINISKQGNMAKISVQDFGRGIPPENIPHLFERYYRVDTSGIQYSGLGLGLYISAEIIELHGGEMGVESEVDKGSTFWFTIPLN, from the coding sequence TTGGAACCTACTGAAAACTTTTTTCGAAGCATTATTGAGGCCTCGCCTTTTCCGGTGTATATGTGTATGGGGCAGGATAAGCTCATTGCCATAGCCAATGATGCTACCTTAAAAGCATGGGGAAAAGATAAGTCAATAATTGGGAAACCTTTTGACGAGGCGCTGCCTGACCTTGTAGGCCAGCCTTTCAGCAGCCTGATTGGCGAAGTATACCGTACCGGCGAAACTTACTATGGCAACAATGCACCGGCCGAATTTTTAATTAACGGCAAACGGCAAATAAATTATTATAAGTTTACCTACCAGGCTGTACGTAACTCACGCGGTAAAATAGTTGGTGTTATTTGTTTTTCGACCGATGTTACCGAAATTGAACATGCCCGGCAGGCCATGGAAGAGAGCAGGCATACCTTGTATAACATGGTGAGGCAGGCCCCCGTTGGTATTTGCATCATAAACAGCGATAACCTGGTAATTGAAGTAGTTAATGACTCCTATCTTGAGCTTGTAGGCCGTAAACGTACAGAAATGGAAAACCGGGGCGTTTGGGAAGCCATACCCGAAACTGCCGAATTATATGCCCCCGTAATGGATAACGTTATTGAAACAGGGCAACCGATTACTGCCAAGGAGCACAAATTGTTGCTTGTACGCAATGGCGTACCCGAAATGGTATTTATTGATTTTGTTTATGAACCTGTGAAAGGTTTTGACGGTGAGATAAGTGCCATCATGGTAATTGCTATTGATGTAACTGAAAAAGTTTTTGCACGCCGCAAAATTGAGGAAGCCGAAGAAAGGGCCAGGCTGGCCGTTGAAGCTGCCGAAATAGGTACCTTTGATCTTGACCTGGTTACCGGCGAGATACTTACATCTGAAAGGTTTAACATTATTTTTGGAGTTGGCCGTGATGTCCCCCGCGATTTATTTTTGAAAGCACTGCACCCTGATGACCTTGAATTACGCAATAATGCTCATAAAACCGCGCTTATTACCGGAAAACTATTTTATGAGGCAAGGATTATCTGGCCCAATGGCTCTTTACGCTGGATCAGGGCACAAGGCAAAGTTTATTACGGATCAATAAACAAACCGTTGCGCATACTGGGCACCTTACTTGATATTACCGAATTTAAACACCTGCAACAACAAAAAGACGATTTTATAAGCGTTGCCAGTCACGAGCTAAAAACACCGATGACATCCATCAAGGCATCGATGCAATTGCTTGACAGGTTGATCAAGGTTGATCCTTCATCTGATAAGATCCCCCAGTTTATCAGCCGCGGCAACAGCAGCTTGAATAAAATGCAGCAACTGGTTGATAGCTTGCTTAATGTTTCAAAAATTACCGCCGGGCAACTTGCCCTTCATAAAACACGTTTTTTGGCAGCACAAATGATCAATGAATGCTGCGACCATGTGAGGCTTGCGGGTACGCATGAACTTGAGCTTACAGGCGACACCGATCTGGAACTATACGCCGACAGGCAACGGATAGACCAGGTTGTTGTTAATTTTGTAAACAATGCGGTTAAATATGCGCCCGACAGCAACCGGATAGTCATCAATATCAGTAAACAGGGCAACATGGCCAAAATATCGGTACAGGATTTTGGCAGGGGCATTCCCCCGGAAAATATTCCGCATTTATTTGAACGCTACTATAGAGTTGATACCTCGGGCATTCAATACTCTGGTCTTGGACTCGGCTTGTATATCAGCGCTGAGATCATTGAACTTCATGGCGGCGAAATGGGCGTTGAAAGCGAAGTGGACAAAGGCAGTACCTTTTGGTTTACAATACCATTAAATTGA
- a CDS encoding two-component regulator propeller domain-containing protein, whose amino-acid sequence MNKLSRFPVFLLLCSLAGMLLFTGRANAQKYIFAHYDIEDGLIQSQINKLSMDTDHRLWIGTFGGACRFDGKDFTAYTRLTGLPDNYVATIFSDKGGCTWFGTMNGLARLYNGRIIRYKPDIPVKRSFVGNITQDGEGTIWVTAAGMLFRVKNDKMQHVPINDDPDIFITSLAVNSAGSLYVSAYKKGIYHLKAQKWEHVIDIDPQYNEQIIKRIFFDRFDKSKTYLLTRSALLCARNGMAKPLDIKNITEKIKGQLLCIEQDADANIWLGTDNGAYCIMGDGVIHYNSSNGLTDNSIPDIYFDADKNLWLGSLGNGLYRCEGDRYTVFDRTQGIPESKIVMSVTQDWNNNVLMGIDGAGLLRYDGKRTSEVPVPTGSPYLKGVQSLYTDKNGTVWIGTGQTGLWQYDKNGFRQVKNSSSFACNFITADDSGTIWLGTSMGCFYYQNGELKQLEGMPPYTASMLSLGRDSVLIGTQNGVMLTVNKKIVPGFKLKSFPATAVYSMIRYRDLLLVGTDDSGLYTWDMTTGAVNIYNVDDGLKANSIYSLAADERGRLWMGTGRGINRMQYNPAKKTFWVIDNIGSKEPVVEANQNAIMHRGHEVWISTTKAVMVYNTMTKMVPSPPPHVFIKSVQLMKEDGEKRSSIDLNDWAELKHNQNHLSISFLGVYLKNPDAVSYQYKLVGLDSAFSSPMRNNVVNYPSLPPGTYTFRVKAISPDGQVSPKMASFSFVIVPPFYQTFTFRLLAIILLVLLGFGVQNLVHQRKIKRQKAIEAMKREEKLKIRQQTAEDFHDDLGNKLTRITVLSEILNAKIDKEQADQRGIVDQIKQNAASLYNGTKDILWALDPKSDNLYETLNHIREIGIEVFHDVPVDFEFAAVDEDIQLIKLPMEYSRNITMIFKELLNNILKHADAGHVIFELDQSDKNAIAMKLTDDGKGFDSSIAHRGRGINNINARAKRINAMLLINSEAGKGTSVTLKFSKNQLSN is encoded by the coding sequence TTGAATAAGCTATCGCGTTTCCCCGTTTTTCTGCTTTTGTGTTCCCTGGCAGGTATGCTGTTGTTTACAGGCCGGGCCAATGCACAGAAATACATTTTTGCGCACTATGATATTGAGGATGGGCTCATCCAGTCGCAAATAAACAAGCTATCCATGGATACCGACCATCGCCTTTGGATAGGTACCTTTGGAGGGGCCTGCCGTTTTGATGGAAAGGATTTTACCGCATATACCCGCTTAACAGGTTTGCCGGATAACTATGTTGCTACCATTTTTTCGGATAAAGGCGGCTGTACCTGGTTTGGCACAATGAACGGGCTTGCACGGCTTTATAACGGCCGGATTATAAGGTATAAACCGGATATACCGGTGAAACGCTCTTTTGTAGGCAACATAACCCAGGATGGAGAGGGAACTATCTGGGTAACAGCTGCCGGGATGCTGTTCAGGGTGAAAAATGATAAAATGCAGCATGTGCCCATTAATGATGATCCCGATATTTTTATTACCAGTTTGGCTGTTAATAGCGCAGGTTCGCTATACGTGTCTGCTTACAAAAAAGGTATTTATCATCTTAAAGCACAAAAATGGGAACATGTAATTGACATTGATCCGCAATATAATGAGCAAATTATCAAAAGGATTTTTTTCGACCGTTTTGATAAAAGCAAAACCTATCTTTTAACCCGCTCGGCCTTGTTATGTGCCAGGAACGGTATGGCTAAACCGCTGGATATAAAAAATATTACTGAAAAAATAAAAGGTCAGTTGTTGTGCATTGAGCAGGACGCCGATGCCAACATTTGGCTGGGTACCGATAACGGAGCCTATTGTATTATGGGTGACGGTGTGATCCACTATAACTCATCAAACGGCCTTACCGATAACTCTATTCCTGATATTTATTTTGATGCCGATAAAAACCTGTGGCTGGGCAGCCTTGGCAATGGCCTTTACCGCTGCGAAGGCGACAGATATACTGTTTTTGACCGTACACAGGGCATTCCTGAATCCAAAATTGTAATGTCGGTAACCCAGGACTGGAACAATAATGTTTTAATGGGGATTGATGGGGCCGGTCTTTTGCGCTATGATGGGAAAAGAACCAGCGAAGTGCCCGTACCAACCGGTTCGCCATATTTAAAGGGTGTGCAGAGTTTGTATACTGATAAAAACGGCACCGTTTGGATTGGCACCGGGCAAACCGGTTTATGGCAGTATGATAAAAACGGTTTCAGACAGGTAAAAAACAGTTCATCTTTTGCCTGTAATTTTATTACTGCCGATGATAGTGGCACTATATGGCTGGGTACGTCAATGGGCTGTTTCTATTATCAGAACGGCGAATTGAAACAATTGGAAGGTATGCCCCCTTATACGGCTTCAATGCTTAGTTTGGGGCGTGATTCTGTTTTGATAGGTACTCAAAACGGTGTTATGCTGACCGTAAATAAAAAGATAGTTCCGGGTTTTAAACTTAAATCGTTCCCGGCTACGGCAGTTTACAGCATGATCCGGTACCGTGACCTGCTGCTGGTAGGTACCGACGACAGCGGTTTATACACCTGGGATATGACAACCGGGGCTGTTAATATTTATAATGTTGATGATGGCCTCAAGGCCAACAGTATTTACAGCCTTGCTGCTGATGAACGCGGCCGCCTTTGGATGGGCACCGGCAGGGGAATTAACCGGATGCAGTACAACCCTGCAAAGAAAACTTTTTGGGTAATTGACAACATAGGCTCAAAAGAACCTGTGGTAGAGGCCAACCAAAATGCTATTATGCACCGTGGGCACGAGGTTTGGATCAGTACTACCAAGGCTGTTATGGTGTATAATACCATGACAAAAATGGTTCCTTCGCCGCCGCCGCATGTGTTCATCAAATCGGTACAGCTGATGAAGGAGGACGGCGAAAAACGATCCTCTATCGACCTTAATGACTGGGCCGAGCTTAAACATAATCAAAATCATTTGTCGATATCTTTTCTTGGCGTTTACCTCAAAAACCCAGATGCGGTATCTTACCAGTATAAGCTGGTTGGGCTGGATAGTGCTTTTAGCTCGCCCATGCGTAATAATGTGGTCAATTATCCTTCACTGCCGCCGGGTACCTATACCTTCAGGGTAAAAGCCATAAGCCCCGACGGGCAGGTATCGCCAAAGATGGCCAGCTTCAGTTTTGTGATCGTTCCGCCTTTTTATCAAACTTTTACCTTCAGGTTATTAGCCATTATATTGTTGGTACTGCTTGGTTTCGGTGTGCAAAATTTAGTGCATCAGCGTAAAATAAAACGTCAAAAGGCAATTGAAGCCATGAAGCGGGAAGAGAAGCTAAAGATCCGCCAGCAAACAGCCGAAGATTTTCATGACGATTTGGGTAACAAATTAACCCGGATCACTGTCTTATCAGAAATACTGAATGCCAAAATAGATAAAGAGCAGGCAGATCAGCGCGGAATTGTTGACCAAATCAAGCAAAACGCAGCATCATTATACAACGGTACAAAGGATATCCTGTGGGCGCTCGACCCTAAAAGCGATAACCTGTATGAAACACTTAACCATATCCGCGAGATAGGGATAGAGGTTTTTCATGATGTGCCGGTTGATTTTGAGTTTGCTGCCGTTGATGAAGATATCCAGCTGATAAAACTGCCCATGGAATACAGTCGTAACATCACCATGATATTTAAGGAGCTGTTAAACAACATCCTTAAACATGCTGATGCCGGACATGTAATTTTTGAGCTTGACCAAAGCGATAAAAACGCGATAGCAATGAAGCTTACAGACGATGGCAAAGGATTTGACAGCAGCATAGCACACCGGGGGCGGGGGATCAATAACATTAATGCCCGCGCCAAACGGATCAATGCAATGCTGCTCATTAATTCGGAAGCAGGCAAGGGTACTTCAGTAACGTTAAAATTTAGTAAAAACCAGTTAAGTAATTAA
- a CDS encoding VOC family protein, whose amino-acid sequence MKLKYIPVYTADFEGQIDFYTQKLGFKITGTMTFYEGRESTVIQSDKLNVALLVTNNDSNSDKSNIIINTADCLNDYHVLRTAGVFFCKSPAYLPAGLAAEFLDPAGNKFMLLEERNYNEQ is encoded by the coding sequence ATGAAATTGAAATATATACCTGTGTATACAGCCGACTTTGAGGGGCAAATTGATTTTTATACTCAAAAATTAGGTTTCAAAATAACAGGTACAATGACATTTTACGAGGGCAGGGAAAGCACGGTGATCCAGTCGGATAAATTAAATGTGGCGTTGCTTGTAACTAATAACGACAGCAACAGTGATAAGAGTAATATTATCATTAACACTGCCGACTGTTTGAACGATTATCATGTGCTCCGTACGGCCGGCGTATTTTTTTGCAAATCGCCTGCATATTTACCGGCCGGATTGGCAGCCGAATTTTTAGACCCGGCGGGGAACAAATTTATGTTACTGGAAGAAAGAAATTATAACGAACAATAA
- a CDS encoding VOC family protein yields the protein MQAHVTAITLAVKDLVLGKAFYTGKFGWQTLAENEKVIMLKLDNLVLTLCDELLFAAYTNISNNAGSNRFYLTINLASKADVDAKIAQLRQAEVQILKHPAETFWGGYAGFIADPEGNCWEICYNPFVAGG from the coding sequence ATGCAGGCCCATGTAACCGCCATTACCCTTGCTGTTAAAGATCTTGTTTTAGGCAAAGCATTTTATACCGGAAAATTCGGATGGCAGACCCTTGCCGAAAATGAAAAGGTAATAATGTTAAAGCTTGATAATTTGGTGCTTACCCTTTGCGATGAGCTGCTTTTTGCAGCATACACAAATATAAGCAATAATGCCGGGAGCAATCGTTTTTATCTTACTATAAATCTGGCTTCAAAAGCTGATGTTGATGCCAAAATAGCCCAACTGAGGCAGGCAGAAGTACAAATCCTGAAGCATCCGGCTGAAACTTTTTGGGGCGGTTATGCCGGTTTTATTGCCGATCCGGAAGGGAATTGCTGGGAAATCTGTTATAATCCGTTTGTTGCAGGCGGATGA
- a CDS encoding response regulator has product MARNIKVSIIEDDETLRDGYAFLIGATEGYDVISTYCSYDEAAKKIAADKPDVILLDIELPGVNGIDAIPKLKKLLPNCYILILTVYESEKQIFNALANGASGYLTKNTPSTKIIESIKEVREGGGPMSINIARLVIRSFQKNQESPLSKRETQILELIGEGKSRGQIANELFIDLETVRSHIKNIYLKLDVNSRADAIKLARQNKLI; this is encoded by the coding sequence ATGGCCCGTAACATTAAGGTAAGTATTATTGAGGATGATGAAACCCTGCGCGATGGCTATGCCTTTTTAATTGGTGCTACCGAGGGCTATGATGTAATTAGTACTTACTGCTCATATGATGAGGCTGCTAAAAAAATAGCTGCAGATAAACCGGATGTGATCCTGCTGGATATAGAGCTGCCCGGCGTTAACGGCATTGATGCTATACCCAAATTAAAAAAGCTGCTGCCCAACTGCTATATCCTGATCCTTACTGTTTATGAATCTGAAAAACAGATTTTTAACGCGCTGGCTAACGGCGCGTCGGGCTATCTAACAAAAAATACCCCCTCAACCAAGATCATTGAATCGATAAAAGAGGTACGGGAGGGCGGCGGCCCCATGAGCATCAACATTGCGCGCCTCGTGATCCGCTCGTTCCAAAAAAACCAGGAATCGCCCTTATCCAAGCGTGAAACCCAGATCCTGGAACTGATTGGCGAGGGCAAAAGCCGCGGTCAGATAGCCAATGAATTATTCATTGATCTTGAAACTGTTCGCAGCCATATCAAAAACATCTACCTCAAACTTGATGTAAACTCACGAGCCGATGCCATTAAACTGGCCAGGCAGAATAAATTGATATAG
- the fabF gene encoding beta-ketoacyl-ACP synthase II codes for MLNRVVITGLGALTPLGNNVKTYWQNLVAGKSGAATITRFDASLFRTQFACELKDFNITDHLDKAELKRTDTFTQYALVASDEAIRDSGFDFNKMDPFDVGVIWGSGQGGMETFEEQVTEYARGNGQPRFSPFFVPKFISNMASGMISIRNGFMGINYTTVSACATSNTAIMDAFNYIRLGKAKVIVTGGSEAPITPASIGGFSSMKAMSARNNDPQHASRPFDIDRDGFVMGEGAGALVLEDYEHAVSRGAHIYAEVTGASMTADAYHMTATHPEGLGAARAMQQALTESGLSIEDVDYLNMHATSTPVGDLSEINALLAVTKGKATDTIIGSTKSMTGHLLGAAGAIEAIAAIKSIENQVIPPTINTTTLDPAIPDTLKFVLKDAIDHKVKVAMSNTFGFGGHNGIVVFKAV; via the coding sequence ATGTTAAACAGAGTAGTTATAACAGGTCTGGGCGCTTTAACACCGCTTGGAAATAATGTAAAAACTTATTGGCAAAACTTAGTTGCCGGTAAAAGCGGGGCGGCCACCATCACCCGTTTTGACGCATCCTTGTTCCGCACGCAATTTGCCTGCGAACTGAAAGATTTCAATATCACAGACCACCTTGATAAGGCCGAATTAAAACGTACCGACACCTTTACCCAATACGCATTGGTAGCCTCTGATGAAGCTATCCGCGATTCGGGTTTTGATTTTAATAAAATGGACCCGTTTGATGTTGGTGTGATCTGGGGAAGCGGACAAGGTGGTATGGAAACTTTTGAAGAGCAGGTAACCGAATATGCCAGGGGTAACGGACAACCTCGGTTCAGCCCGTTTTTTGTGCCGAAGTTTATTTCCAACATGGCATCTGGTATGATCTCTATCCGCAACGGTTTTATGGGGATCAATTATACCACGGTTTCGGCCTGTGCAACCTCCAATACTGCCATTATGGATGCCTTTAACTATATCCGTTTGGGTAAGGCTAAGGTTATAGTTACCGGTGGTTCTGAAGCGCCTATTACCCCAGCTTCAATTGGTGGTTTTAGTTCGATGAAGGCCATGTCGGCCCGTAATAATGATCCGCAACACGCTTCAAGGCCATTTGATATCGATCGTGATGGTTTTGTTATGGGCGAAGGTGCCGGTGCTTTGGTGTTGGAAGATTATGAGCATGCCGTGAGCCGTGGCGCCCATATTTATGCTGAAGTAACCGGGGCATCTATGACCGCCGATGCATACCATATGACAGCCACACATCCGGAAGGATTAGGTGCCGCCCGTGCCATGCAGCAGGCGCTTACCGAATCGGGTTTAAGTATTGAAGATGTCGACTACCTGAATATGCATGCTACTTCAACGCCGGTAGGCGATCTTTCTGAGATCAACGCCCTGCTTGCAGTTACCAAAGGCAAAGCAACAGATACTATTATAGGTTCAACCAAATCCATGACCGGTCACCTGCTGGGTGCCGCCGGTGCTATCGAAGCTATTGCAGCCATAAAATCAATTGAAAACCAGGTGATCCCGCCAACAATCAACACCACAACTCTGGATCCTGCTATTCCGGATACTTTAAAGTTTGTATTGAAAGATGCCATCGACCATAAAGTAAAAGTAGCTATGAGCAATACTTTCGGCTTCGGCGGGCATAATGGGATTGTTGTATTTAAGGCAGTGTAA
- a CDS encoding patatin-like phospholipase family protein, protein MAADKTSDQQVFYVGLCMAGAVSAGAYTAGVIDYLLQALTEWDKHRNEPGVPSHKVQIPVMGGASAGGMTSIMAASSLNNPITHIDKPSGDILAEHPENKLYHSWVDLVQADMFTKMLDTSDIKSSGVISALNSDFINDVAKRVVAADPKQWQPLPAYIKPGLKIFTTLTNLQGYAYNVPFNSSSPQRTKYNMRIHNDYACFELTENAIAGHNDGWMPLDLKNKINTDIAADAAMATGAFPVGLQSRIVKRDAQYVNNNPWLSNYLANSPIDAGGYQTLNVDGGMINNEPFDKVRSVLDDLTGQPSVDYNNFNKFVSTVLMIEPFPTQPPKPISQSRAISNVIGLTLSSMLSQMRSKAVNIKDAMDEDCAGQYLITPSRRVDAPDGTSTDLTGEQAIACGALSGFSGFLNKEFRVHDFFLGRHNCKIFLRDYFTVPAKALTTNPIFKDGYAHADLARFKSTQSDSYQIIPVFEQEIKFPDIKFSSGTNWPTLKEKDIDRFSSGLKDRIQTIMLNVADLGWLTKSLLWIGAKVILNKMVTNKIMVVIKGELKTWKLLP, encoded by the coding sequence ATGGCAGCAGATAAAACTTCAGATCAGCAAGTATTTTATGTAGGACTTTGTATGGCCGGCGCCGTATCTGCCGGTGCTTATACAGCAGGAGTTATTGATTACCTGCTTCAGGCATTAACCGAATGGGACAAGCACCGCAATGAACCCGGCGTACCATCGCACAAGGTGCAGATCCCGGTAATGGGCGGCGCATCGGCTGGCGGCATGACCAGTATCATGGCGGCATCTTCCCTTAACAACCCGATAACCCATATCGACAAGCCATCGGGAGATATCTTAGCCGAACATCCCGAAAATAAACTCTACCACTCCTGGGTTGACCTTGTGCAGGCCGATATGTTCACAAAAATGCTGGATACCAGTGACATTAAAAGCTCGGGTGTAATATCGGCGCTTAATTCTGATTTTATTAATGATGTTGCCAAACGCGTAGTTGCTGCCGATCCTAAGCAATGGCAGCCGCTACCTGCTTATATTAAACCGGGTTTAAAGATTTTCACCACGCTTACAAACCTGCAGGGCTATGCCTATAATGTTCCGTTCAATTCGTCATCGCCGCAGCGTACCAAGTATAATATGCGTATCCATAATGATTATGCATGCTTTGAGCTTACCGAAAACGCCATCGCCGGACATAATGACGGCTGGATGCCGCTCGACCTCAAAAATAAAATCAACACGGATATAGCCGCCGACGCTGCCATGGCTACCGGTGCCTTTCCGGTTGGGTTACAATCAAGAATTGTTAAACGCGATGCCCAATATGTTAACAATAACCCGTGGCTAAGCAATTACTTAGCTAATAGCCCTATAGATGCCGGCGGTTATCAAACCCTGAATGTTGATGGTGGTATGATCAACAATGAGCCGTTTGATAAAGTACGGAGTGTTTTAGACGACCTTACCGGTCAGCCCAGTGTTGATTATAACAACTTTAACAAGTTTGTTTCAACCGTGCTGATGATCGAACCCTTCCCTACCCAACCGCCAAAACCAATTTCGCAATCACGGGCTATATCAAACGTGATTGGCTTAACATTGTCATCCATGCTATCGCAAATGCGCTCAAAAGCGGTTAATATTAAAGACGCTATGGACGAGGATTGCGCAGGCCAGTATCTGATCACCCCGTCGCGCAGAGTGGATGCACCCGATGGTACATCGACAGACCTGACAGGCGAACAGGCCATAGCCTGCGGTGCGCTGAGCGGGTTTAGCGGATTTTTAAATAAAGAATTCAGGGTGCATGATTTCTTTTTAGGCCGGCACAATTGTAAGATCTTTTTACGCGATTACTTTACCGTACCTGCCAAAGCACTTACAACCAATCCTATTTTTAAAGATGGCTATGCTCATGCCGACCTGGCCAGATTTAAATCGACCCAAAGCGATAGCTACCAAATCATCCCTGTATTTGAACAGGAGATCAAATTTCCCGATATTAAATTCAGTTCGGGTACCAACTGGCCTACGCTTAAAGAAAAAGATATCGACAGGTTTAGCAGCGGCTTAAAAGATCGCATCCAAACCATAATGCTTAATGTAGCTGATTTAGGCTGGCTTACCAAAAGTTTACTATGGATAGGCGCAAAAGTTATACTGAATAAAATGGTAACCAATAAAATTATGGTGGTGATAAAAGGCGAACTTAAAACCTGGAAGCTGTTGCCTTAG
- a CDS encoding isocitrate lyase/phosphoenolpyruvate mutase family protein yields the protein MSSSLNNPQHQKAEVFKALHERDGLFIIPNPWDAGSAKILTGLGFEAFTTTSAGLAYALGRPDGHALISRDETLDNARAIINATHLPVAADLENGFGDTPEICAETILAAAGVGLVGGSIEDATGNDKNPIYNLELSVARVKAAVKAARSLPFHFTLTARAENMIHGKIDLQDTIKRLVAYADAGADVLFAPGLKIREQISEVVKAVAPKPVNIVLGAAGFDIGFHELADLGVKRVSLGSALARAALGAFQRAAVELSKGSYNFVDDAVPYLELNKIFGK from the coding sequence ATGTCATCTTCCTTAAATAATCCCCAACATCAAAAAGCCGAAGTTTTTAAAGCCCTGCATGAGCGCGATGGCTTGTTCATTATCCCTAACCCATGGGATGCCGGTTCGGCTAAAATTTTAACAGGATTGGGCTTTGAAGCTTTTACCACCACAAGCGCCGGGTTGGCCTACGCACTTGGCCGGCCGGATGGTCATGCCTTGATCAGTCGCGATGAAACGCTTGATAATGCACGCGCTATTATCAACGCAACGCATTTGCCGGTAGCTGCTGATTTAGAAAATGGTTTTGGTGACACGCCGGAGATTTGTGCCGAAACTATTTTGGCGGCAGCAGGAGTGGGATTGGTTGGCGGTTCGATAGAAGATGCTACGGGTAATGATAAAAATCCTATTTATAATTTAGAGCTTTCTGTTGCACGGGTAAAGGCAGCTGTTAAAGCAGCGCGGAGCCTGCCTTTTCATTTTACGCTAACTGCCAGGGCCGAAAATATGATCCACGGGAAAATAGACCTGCAGGATACCATAAAACGGCTTGTTGCTTATGCCGATGCTGGTGCCGATGTGCTTTTTGCGCCCGGCCTCAAAATAAGGGAACAAATAAGCGAAGTAGTAAAAGCCGTAGCACCCAAACCTGTAAATATTGTGTTGGGCGCGGCAGGTTTTGACATCGGTTTTCATGAACTTGCCGACCTGGGTGTAAAAAGGGTAAGTCTTGGTTCGGCATTGGCAAGAGCTGCTTTAGGGGCTTTTCAAAGGGCAGCTGTTGAGTTAAGCAAGGGTAGTTATAATTTTGTGGATGACGCTGTACCTTATCTGGAATTAAATAAAATTTTCGGAAAATAA